The segment CTGACTGATTCTTCCTTGGGTCCCACCCGAccgatcgatcgcatttattcaggCCTTACCCTGGATAACCTCAGTGctcgctgtaccaagcgcttgggagaggacgctataacgcttgagaagcagcgtggctcattggaaagagcccgggctttggagtccgaggtcacgggttcaaatcccggctccaccaattgtcagctgggtgactttgggcaagtcacagcttctctgggcctcagctacctcatcagtaaagtggggattaagactgtgagccccaagtgggacttgatcaccttgtatcctccccagcgcttagaacagtgctttgcacatagtaagcgcttaacaaatgccattattattattattattattattattataacaacagaACGGACCTTGTCCACAACGCGTTTACAGCCCTTCCCGGACCCTGCCCCTTTTCTTCAAgtgcccttccctccttccacgcGCCCAGACTCaattccagccctgcccctccccgccgGGGGCCCGGGTCGTCGTCCGACCTGCACGGCCTTGAAGATGGCGATGATGCCGGTGGGCCAGAAGCAGCAGACGGTGGTCAGCACGGCGATGGGCAGGTAGTCgtggggcgggcggcggggctcCAGCAGGGCCAGGCCGGGGCCCAGCGGGGGAGGAGACAGTGCCCCGGAGGGCACCCCAACCCCTGCTGCCCCCGCCGTCCCTGTGCCCGCATAgggctggggagaagaaacatgcgACCACCTAAGTGACCCTATATAGCCGTAATTAATTTATGtactcatctgtctccccctctagactgtgagcaggaataTGTTCGTCTgtgatcatattgtcctctcccaagcgcttagttcagtgcctggcgcacagttaagcgctcagtaaatacgactgaattcattcgttcactcgatcgcatttcttgagcgctgactgtgcgcagagcagtgtactgagcactcggggaaGTGcaccacaacaataaacagtgacattccccacccacagtgagctaatgGTCCAGAAAAATCATGccgtttgtcaagcgcttactatgtgccaggcaccgaacaaggagctgggggggatccaagcaaatcgagttggacggagtccctgtcccacgtggggctcacagtcctaatccccgtttcatagatgagggaactgaggcccagagaagtgtccccatttcatagatgagggaactgaggcccagagaatgaagtgatttacccaaggccacacggcagacgagtggcggagcggggattggaacccatgaccagggCCCCAGCACTCCCCAAGACACCGCGGTTGCCCGCATAGCCTCTCTAGGGCCCCAACACTCCCCAgtgcccccctcccaccacctctcCGGGGCCTCAGGAGTCCCCAGCCCTTCCCAGTTCCCCCTCAAATCCTCTCCCTCGTTCCCAGTCTCCACCAGTCCCACCCCAGCGCTGCCCATTTTCCACCCAGCCCCTTCTTTCCCCAAGGCACGTCCCGTCCGCCCCCACCGCCACTCCACTCACTGTGCCCACTGGGTAGACAGGCAGGTAGGCGGTGCAGGGCTGCAGCTGGAGCGGGTAGCCGGGGGCCACATACCCGCCCAGGGGCAAGGCCCCGACGGCGCCCGGGTGCGTGGGCACCACGAAGCCCTGAGGTggcgggggggccggggcgggagggggtggggctgcagcagcggggggcggagggggcagcCCCCCCTCAAAGCGGGTCTCCTGCAGGTAAGGGTCCGGGGGCAGGCGAGGCAGGGTGGCACAGCCGGGAGgcgcccccggggccggggcaggAGGGGCATGGTGCGGGGGGCGAGGCAGCGTGGCAGAGGAAGCGGGGCCCCTCATGGCGGGGGGCACCGAGGCGGaggccagcccgccccctccgagcCGCGGGAGCGTGGCCGTGCCGgactggtggtagtggtggtggtggtggtggtgagaggCCGGCGTCGAGCCTGCCGCCTGGGGAGCGGGGCCCGGGGTGTccgcagggggctggggggcattGTAAGGGGGAGGGGACGTGTGAGGGACCGAGTCCTGGAGCCCTGTTGgggggagagacggagacagagacacagccagagaaagagagagacggaTGCAGAGCTAGAGAGACACGGCCCCAGAGACGGACatgaagccagggagaggagagatggtccAACCGTCCCCCTGCCCCAAAGGAAGCTGGGAGCGGGCCTCGAATCTAGGCcaacctccctgtcccctccggCCTCTTCTGAGGAGGCTGATTTTTAGGTCacggtcctcctcctcttccttcccctcgccaGCCCTCCGTCCCTGGGGGCTCATCCCAGCGGCGAACCGCCCTCCAACCGTCCGCCCCCCGCGCCGAAGCCCAAAGCCTCCCGTGTCCACGTCCTCCCGTGTGCTAGCACGCGAGTGCGCACATCTGCTTCAGCACGGTTGTCCCCTCGCCCACGTATTGGCTTGCGGGTGCCCCAGGGTCTGCATGAGTGAAGGTTTctggccgtgagcccgttgtcgggtagggaccgtctctatacgttgccgactggtacttcccaggggcttagtccagtgctctgcacacagtaagcgctcaataaatacgattgaatgaaggaattgaatTAGGGTTAGTGTTGGCAGGTGGCCATGTGCCACCCCGTCGGCTCCTTCATGGGTCCCCGGGGGGCTGGAGATGCCCGTGCctccggggggtgggggtccctggggtagtcattaatggtattttgttaaacgcagacgatgtgccagcactgtacgaagttagATAgtagcgaatcaggttggacacagtctatgtcccacatggggctcacagtcttaatccccatttgatagatgaggggaatggaggcccagagaaatgaagcgatttgcccagggtcacacagcagacacgtggcggagccgggattagaactcaagtccttctgactcctaggcctcccGAGGTTCATCCCCTCAGCCACGCTGGTCTGCCTGGAATGAAGTGGAGAGCGCATTTtcgcccaccctcctcctctaaaTCGCCATGACCTCATGTTTCCCTGGTGAGTTTCTTCCTGCGTGGGAAGCTCTGTCCATCTGTCACCTGCGGCTGGCGGGGCAGATCCCTGTGTCGGTCCGTGTTATCGCATGTGCCATCCGTGTGGAGCGTGGGTCAGTGTACagtgccccctcctcccacaggGAAATTGGGTGTCGGggtcagagggaaggggagagcaggtaagggaggagagcagggacagaggaaAGTGTCgggaatcatcataataatcgtaatggtggtaataataataataataatgctgtttggggaaatgagaaggaggaaggggagaggaagagggagaagaggaagagtgggaggaagagggagaggaggaggaggaaggcagggaggagaggaagagtgggaggaagaggaggaaaaggggaggaggagggaaaggggggaggaggaagaggagagaatggaGCTGATGAGAAGGctaagaggaagagacagggattcagggcaggaggagagggggcggCTGAGGGAATGGGAAAGCCAAACGAGGGGTCCAGGGGAATGgagacaggttcattcattcattcaatcgtatttattgagcgcttactgtgtgcaaagcactgggaagtacaagtcggcaacatatacagacggtccctacccaacaacgggcattggGGAAAGCATGGACACGAGGATGGGGGagcaagggggatgggggaggtggggggggataggggagcagggagagaggccGGAGAGGAGGCCGAGCGGGAagtggcagggggctgggggggtgtcccagagttggggcaggggagtagggtgggagacaggaagcaggaggagttgagggagaggtggggggggacggggggggtgtCCGGTGTTACCTGACTTCTCTGCTGACATGGCTGCGGACCCGGGAGGTCTAAGGCCGAGGTCGTGGGGGGCTCCCCCGCGGCTGGCGGAGGTGGAGAGCCAAGGCCGCAGGCCCTGAGCACAGCCGGGATggagaggtgatgatgatggagagatgatggagagagagtgagagaggagaagagaggaggaagggatggatgggggggaaggaggcggggagaagcagaaagagagagaggtgagtGTGCCGGAGAGACCCTTAAAGGGACAGAGAGGTGAATAGCCCCCCCGCTTCAAAACACACACCCCCAAACTCTAtctcccttccccaggccccagCGGGGACCCAGGCATCCTGACTCCTGGCTCCTGTTCCTCTGGGGTTGCCATGGCAACAGGGAGGAAAGAACCAgaacaagagagaggaggaggggcctCTCgcggacaccccccacccccaacccgttCAGCCTCCCAAAATAATCCGCTGGAGACGTGAaaggggggcagggatggggggcggggaggaagaagGCCCCAGGACCCTATTCCTACCCCCCTCCAGGGTCTTGGGGAGAGGACTGCAGGCAGAACCCAGGGGTCCGGGCCCCTCGCCCCGTCCCGGCTTCTCTCGGGGGTACGCGCCCCCCGTCCATCCCCAGATGATTCCACAATGCGCCCTCCAAGTCACGGGAGGctggaatgttgccaatttgtacttcccaagcgctcagtacagtgctctgcacatagtaagtgctcaataaatacgattgatgatgatgatgatggaaaggtgGCTGGTCAGAGCCGGGGCCTCGACCTGAAGGTCCACCGTAAGACCGGTCTGGAGCACCAGGCCACCAGGCCACCAGCCTCGAGACCGCTCGCCACCTCTATGAGCCCCAACCGAGGAAGCCATGCGTAGGCCTCTCCGctccctcaaccaatcaatcaatcaggggtatttattgagcccttactgggtgcgaaGTACgggactaaaataataatgatggcatttgttaagcgcttactacctgccaggcactgtactaagcactagggtggatagaagcaaatcgggttggacacagtccctgtcccacgtggggctcacagtttcaatccccattttcctcatgacgtaactgaggcccagagaagtgaaatgacttgtccagggtcacgcagcagacaagtggtggagcagggactagaacccacgaccttctgactcccgggcctgggttctatccattatACTGCTGAGCTCAtaatatgtgcggagcactgaactaaaaccttgggagggtacaatctgACAGAAGTGGCTGCCACATTccctgtatccccttctagactgtaagctggttgcaggcagggaatgtgtctgtttatcgtcattctggactctcccaagcgcttagtacagtgctctgcacacagtaagcgctcattaaatacgactgactgactgtatttCCCACTGACTCAATTACCAGCAGGACTAGGGAGGGAGCAGGCAGGAAGCGGGCAGTGCCGAAACGCGGgaactggcagcgtggctcagtggaaagatcgtgggctttggagtcagaggtcatgggttcaaatcccggctccgccaactgtcagctgtgtgactttgggcaactcacttcacttccctgggcctcagtgacctcatctgtaaaatggggattaaaactgtgagcccccctgtgggacaacctgatcaccttgtaacctccccagcgcttagaacagtgctttgcatatagtaagcgcttaacaaataccatcatcattattattattattacctgaagaCTCTTGAAGTCACGGAAACTCCCGTCAATGTTCAAAGCCACACGTGCGCTCGAAAGCATCGGCAGGCGCAGGTGCCGGAAAACGTTCTCTAGCTCGGCAATAGCGTCTTTGCCAAAACGTGTGGGGaaaatactcatcatcatcatcatcatcaatcgtatttattgagcgtttactgtgtgcagagcactgtactaagcgcttgggaagtacaaattggcaacatatagagacagtccctacccaacagtgggctcactgtctaaaagggggagacaaaaccaaacatactaacaaaataaatagaatagatatgtacaagtaaaataaataaatagagtaataaatatgtacaaacatatatacatatacacaggtgctgtggggaagggaaggaggtaagatggggggatggagagggggatgagggggagaggaaggaaggggctcagtgtgggaaggcctcctggaggaggtgagctctcagtagggccttgaagggaggaagagagctagcttggcgggtgggcagagggagggcattccaatcaatcaatcaatcaatcaatcaatcgtatttattgagcacttactatgtgcagagcactgtactaagcgcttgggaagtacaaattggcaacatctagagacagtccctacccaacagtgggctcactgtctaaaagggggagacagagaataaaaaccaaacatactaacaaaataaaataaataggatagatatgtacaagtaaaataaataaataaataaatagagtaataaatatgtacaagcatatatacatatatacaggtgctgtggggaagggaaggaggtaagatggggggatggaggggggacgagggggagaggaaggaaggggctcagtgtgggaaggcctcctggaggaggtgagctctcagcagggccttgaagggaggaagagagctagcttggcggatgggcagagggaggccattccaggcccgggggatgacgtgggccgggggtcgatggtgggacaggcgagagcgaggtacggtgaggagattagcggtggaggagcggagggtgcgggctgggctggagaaggagagaagggagggtgtcaGGAGTGGGATGTGCCTTCCAAAAGATGCCACACTCATCGTGGCAGAAGCGGCTACCCTTTTCTGGGGGTCTTGGCCAAAATATCTGCTTGGAAAAATTGGGGCAGACTGGATTGAAGGCCAGGCCGTTGGGGGAAActgtcccacgtcctccctccaccTGGGCAGATGGAAACAGGTGCGTCCGAGTTACTTGTTGGTCCCCTCCCCAGGCCGCCCCGTGGTAGCAGCTCTTGGACTCTCACTTGCCgggaagcagggagaggtggATGTGGGACGCCTTGTGATCCTGCTGCTGTTTGAGGTAGGGGACGGAGGCCAGGGATCAGAGACTTGGGAAACTCCGCTCCCCCTTGTGCTCACCTTCTTACTGCACCTCCGCGTTGCCTATCTTtggacgggcttcggagtcggaggtcatgggttcgaatcccggctccgccgcatatctgctgtgtgacctcgggcaagtcacttaacttccctgtcccttgttccctcatctgtaaaatggggatgaagactgtgagcctctcgtgggacaacctgatcaccttgtatcccccccagcgcttagaacagtgctttgcacgtagtaagcgcttaataaatgccatcattattattattattattctctgagcctcaatcaatcaatcaatcaatcaatcatatttattgagcgcttacagtgtgcagagagcactgtactgagcgcttgggaagtacaagctggcgacatatagaaacagtccctacccaacagtgggctcacaatctagaagggggagaccagtctagaagggggagactgcctcagttccctcatccgtaaaatggggatgaagactgtgagcccctcatgggacaacctgaccaccttgtatccccccccaatgcttagaatagtgctttgtacatagtgagcgcttaacaaatgccgtcattattatttattattatctcaccaccaaccccttgccacatcctgcctctggcctgtaacacccttcccctcctcatatctgacgaacaatgactctccccaccttcaaaacttttggaaggcacatctcttctactatgcttaatacagtgctctgcacacagtaagcgctcaataaatccgcttgaatgaatgaatgaacgtgagccccaagcaggacaggggctgggtctgatccgatattctatttattttatttggtttatatgttttgttttgtcgtctgcctcccccttctagacagtgagcctgctgttgggtggggaccgtctctatgtgttgccaacttgtacttcccaagcgcttagtacagtgctctgcgcacagtaagcgctcaataaatacgattgaatgaatgaatgaatgactaagccctcctttcctcttctcccactcccttttgcttcgccctgacttacttcctATATTTATCActcgtccatatttactattctatttattttgttaatgatgtgcatctagctttacttctatttcttctgatgacttgacaaccgtccacgtgttttgttttgttttcggtctcccccttctagactgtgagcccgttggtgggtagggaccgtctctacatgttgccgacttggacttcccaagcgcttagtacagtgctctgcacacagtaagcgctcaataaatacgattgaatgaatggagaagctctcttcctcccttcaaggccctgctgagagctcacctcctccaggaggccttcccacactgagccccttccttcttctccccctcgtcccccctccatcccccccatcttacctccttcccttccccacagcacctgtatatatgtttgtacatattgattactctatttatttatttattttatttgtacatatctattctatttattttattttgttagtatctttggttttgttctctgtctcccccttttagactgtgagcccactgttgggtagggactgtctctatatgttgccaatttgtacttcccaagcgcttagtacagtgctctgcacatagtaagcgctcaataaatacgattgatgatgatgatgatgatgagaagcagcgtgacatggtggctagagcctgagcctgggagtcagcaagtcatgggttctaatccaggctccaccacttgtctgctgtgtgacattgggccagtcacttatgtatgtacctataattatatttatttctattgatgcctgtttacttttttgatgtgtgtctcccccgcgtcacccagactgtaaacccggtttgggcagggattatctctctttaatgctgaattgtactctgtaagtgcttagtaaagtgctctgcccacagtaagcgctcaataaatacgatcgaatgaatgaatgtacaaagcacttgagagagtcagttagtcatatttgttgagtgcttaatgtgggcagagcactggactaagtgcgtgggtgaggacaaaacaacaataagTGAGCACATTCCTTGACCATAAAGAGCTCTGAGTCTagaggatcagcgtggctcagtgaaaagagcccgggctttggagtcagaggtcatgggttcgaatgccgactctgccacgtgtctgctgtgtgaccttgggcaagtgacttcacttctctgggcctcagttacctcatctgtaaaatgggggttaagactgtgagccccccgtgggacaacctgctcaccttgtaacctccccagtgcttagagcagtgctttgcacatagtaagcgcttaataaatgccatcatcattattattattattattattagagaagcagcgtggctcagtggaaagagccagagctttggagtcagaggtcatgggttcgaatccccactctgccacatgcctgctgtgtgaccttgggcaagtcacttcacttctctgagccctcagtgacctcatctggaaaatgggggttaagagtgtgagcccccccgggacaacctggttaccttgtaacctccccagcgcttagaacagtgctttgcacatactaagcgcttaataaatgccatctattattattattattagagaagcagcatggctcagttgaaagagcccgggctttggagtcagaggtcatgggttcgaatccccactctgccacatgtctgctgcgtgaccttgggcaagtcacttcacttctctgagccctcatcatcatcatcatcatcatcaatcatatttattgagcgcttactgtgtggagagcactgtactaagcgcttgggaagtacaagttggcaacatatagagacagtccctacctacccaacagtgggctcacaatctaaaagggggagacctcagtgacctcatctggaaaatggggattaagactgtgagccccacgtgggacaacctgatcaccttgtatccccccagcgcttagaatgtactaaacgcttgagagagtcaatcatatttgttgagggcttactgtgggcagagcactgaactaagtgcgtgggagagaacaaaacaacaataaacaatctgggacaacctaatcaccttgtatccccccagcgcttagaacagtgctctgcacatagtaagcgcttaacaaatgccatcatcattattattattattattagagggggagacggacatgaatagaaacaaataaatgacaggcctggtcataaatgctgtggggctgagaggagcgATTGAATTAAggaagcaggtcagggtgactcaACCGgtagtggggaagaggagggggaggggggcataaggaaggcctcttggaggaggtgggccttcaataaggcctttcaaggccctactgagagctcacctcctccaggaggccttcccagactgagccccctccttcctctccccctcctccccctctccatgccccccgccttacctccttcccttccccacagcacctgtatatatgtaaatatgtttgtacggatttattactctatttattgatttattttacttgtacatatctattctgtttattttattttgttaatacgttttgtttcgttctctgtcccccccttctcgactgtgagcccactgttgggtagggaccgtctctgtgtgttgccagcttgggcttcctgagcgcttagtacagtgctctgcacacaggaagcgctcagtaaatacaattgattgattgattgattgattgattgtctcccccttctcgactgtgagcccactgttgggtagggactgtctctgtgtgttgccagcttggacttcccaagtgcttagtacagtgctctgcacacagtaagcgctcaataaatacgatcgattgattgattgattgtctcccccttctcgactgtgagcccactgttgggtagggaccatctctgtgtgttgccagcttggacttcccaagcgcttagtccagtgctctgcacacagtaagtgctcaataaatacgattgattgattgattgattgattgattgattgtctcccccttctcgactgtgagcccactgttgggtagggaccggccctatgtgttgccaacttggtacagtgctctgcacacagtaagcactcaataaatacgattgattgattgattttgggaggGAAAAGTAACTGTCTGCAGGATATGAGGaaagagggcgttccaagccagaggcaggacgtgggcgcgaggtgggtggacacgttccctgcccacgaggagcttgtggcttagagggggagacggacatggatGTCCAGGGATAATtatcgggcaatcaatcaatcagtcaatcaaatcgtatttattgagcgcttactgtgtgcagagcactgtattaaaagttggcaacctatagagacagtccctacccaacagtgggctcacagggcagggctgggcaggacGCCGGGGTCccgtccgctgttgggtagggaccgtctctgtatgttatcgacttggactgcccaagcgcttagtccagtgctctgcacacagtaagcgctcaataaatacgattgactgaatgaatgaatgaggaggaaacGGAGGGCGGGGTCAGGGGGCGGGGACGCCCTTGAAGGAGCTTCGAGGACCGGGCCTCGAGCTTGCTGGACAGACTCTTAACATGCCCTCGAAATCCCAGGAGACTTGTAAGACGccgggcccggggctgggggggccacagggggagggggaccccCGGCACCGTGGCAACGACAATGTCCTTTCCCAccggcttagcacagtgccctgtccggtaccccccgagcgcttagaacagtgctctgcacacagtaggcgctcaacaccACGCTTGAGGGCTgtccgcccccctccctccctcaaagtcagtcaatggtgtttactatgattattatcatcaataagtgtactttttaaacgcttactactactactactactagtgatgatgatggcatttattaagagctggctatgagcaaagcactgttctaagcgctggggaggttatgaggtgatcaggttgtcccacggggggctcccagtcttcatccccattttacagatgagggaactgaggcccagagaagtt is part of the Tachyglossus aculeatus isolate mTacAcu1 chromosome Y4, mTacAcu1.pri, whole genome shotgun sequence genome and harbors:
- the PRRT1 gene encoding proline-rich transmembrane protein 1, giving the protein MSAEKSGLQDSVPHTSPPPYNAPQPPADTPGPAPQAAGSTPASHHHHHHHYHQSGTATLPRLGGGGLASASVPPAMRGPASSATLPRPPHHAPPAPAPGAPPGCATLPRLPPDPYLQETRFEGGLPPPPPAAAAPPPPAPAPPPPQGFVVPTHPGAVGALPLGGYVAPGYPLQLQPCTAYLPVYPVGTPYAGTGTAGAAGVGVPSGALSPPPLGPGLALLEPRRPPHDYLPIAVLTTVCCFWPTGIIAIFKAVQVRTAVARGDLVSAEIASREARNFSFISLAVGIAAMVLCTILTVVIIIAAQHHDNDWEP